A window of the Plasmodium knowlesi strain H genome assembly, chromosome: 2 genome harbors these coding sequences:
- a CDS encoding DNA-directed RNA polymerase II subunit RPB9, putative codes for MAEVTFCEECNNILYARSDRKNKKLLYVCRSCDYISHKPNDQQNIVARINYNYNRKEDVYIHPETKNDPALGRVREWVCKSCGNNEAVFLQLPERISSNPMALIYVCTGKNCQYWEKEIQITNDEEDPSQKSARSSVGSHVGHLNAFVKQEAGHTQSIISGQGQKRSRKKLKKVGGDHDDSGEEEEHHTGGPHGDGLDDGEEKEEDKLKKELQELINAKDNQHLHPEDQHSEVADFVDENESDVEDYF; via the exons ATGGCGGAGGTGACCTTCTGTGAAGAATGCAACAACATCTTATATGCACGTAGTGATcgcaaaaacaaaaagctTCTCTACGTATGCCGCAGTTGCGACTACATTTCCCACAAGCCCAATGATCAGCAAAACATCGTCGCCAGGATTAACTATAATTACAACAGGAA AGAAGACGTGTATATCCACCCCGAGACGAAGAACGACCCCGCCCTTGGGCGCGTGCGTGAATGGGTTTGTAAAAGTTGTGGGAACAATGAAGCAGTTTTTTTGCAACTCCCCGAAAGAATTAGTTCCAACCCTATGGCCCtcatatacgtatgcacaGGAAAAAACTGTCAGTattgggaaaaggaaattcaaATAACCAATGATGAGGAAGACCCCTCCCAGAAAAGTGCACGATCTTCAGTAGGCTCCCATGTGGGCCATCTCAACGCCTTTGTAAAACAGGAGGCAGGACACACCCAAAGTATTATTTCTGGACAGGGACAAAAACgcagtagaaaaaaattgaaaaaagtgGGCGGGGATCACGATGACAGTGgtgaggaagaagaacaccACACAGGTGGACCCCATGGAGACGGCCTCGACGACGgagaggagaaggaggaagacaaaCTCAAGAAGGAACTGCAGGAGTTAATAAACGCCAAGGACAATCAACATCTTCATCCAGAGGATCAGCACAGTGAGGTGGCCGACTTTGTCGACGAAAATGAAAGTGACGTCGAGGATTATTTCTGA
- a CDS encoding FAD-linked sulfhydryl oxidase ERV1, putative: MEIEKCYEHSCGERRKPNAHGNISGKNGKIYPPDREEIGRASWLVLHTMSANYPTNPTEEDKKKHFHFFHAFANLYPCYICKLDLLEHLKSYKINCEGRTEMATFMFNLHNKVNEDIGKALFPCGHIQEIIDMYRTAD; this comes from the coding sequence atggagatcgAAAAATGCTACGAACACTCGTGCGGCGAGAGAAGGAAGCCAAACGCCCATGGAAACATAAGtggcaaaaatggaaaaatatatccacCTGATCGGGAAGAAATAGGAAGAGCGTCGTGGCTAGTTCTGCATACAATGTCGGCAAACTACCCGACGAACCCAACGGAGGAAGACAAGAAAAagcatttccattttttccacgcCTTTGCCAATTTATATCCTTGCTATATATGTAAGCTGGATCTTCTGGAGCAtttaaaaagttacaaaataAACTGTGAAGGTAGGACGGAAATGGCAACCTTTATGTTTAACCTTCACAACAAGGTGAATGAAGACATCGGGAAGGCTCTGTTTCCCTGTGGACATATTCAAGAGATCATTGATATGTACAGGACGGCTGACTGA
- a CDS encoding selenocysteine-specific elongation factor selb-like protein, producing MINVNVGVLGHVDSGKTSLCRCLSEVLSTCALDKHRQSQEKGITIDLGFSSFYLRRRKRNRDAEGAEGGHNGQITSREIPNGKVFHNELFEEEHSDGRVCNGSACGGEVPSGEGSADPLNCSSAEEETLQICLVDCPGHHSLLNCIIMGAEITDMILLLIDITKGIQKQTVECLVLCEVLQRDVVVVLNKIDLVPAEQRERRIKLMKEKIELVFRSKAGLRNLKWYVVGLSAQLKKGEPTAGAYPPNSLPPTDSKLQSQSQWQCRPVSNADDGIGASPPRSENVAQLINLLREIIRVPTRRGKNSHNGGGDDNNDDDGNDRGGDEFYFLYDHTFDIKGKGRAYTGTVIRGTIKRNATVSILPMKEKGKVKEIQSFKQIVNEGTQGNRLSLLICNDHIRNSGKKIERGVIVSEISNIAHFSIFICRVKLVQYYGRSISSSELLSCVIGFSTSPCYGYFFRPINKDTGGMPSQRGRYLKQTSPTKACEKKTFDPQGDYLFINQIIFEQEEQKKKESEENPKSDDEFFFLVILKKKIYCYKKEKCIFIKNEENLNCRICLHGIIEDIVDDGYPHQKTPFIAGKKPTLSDFSRFKNFKMLIEKQKRGEIERVQDDHTVVCRNMFRCSTQVAPYLGKEICLVDADYKSDLRDVEVRHIGVITAPFAKSGKFIAHFQEDLSLIRENYKSFLLIIKYYKDALTKRKVFL from the coding sequence ATGATTAATGTGAACGTGGGCGTGCTGGGGCACGTGGATTCGGGAAAAACGAGTCTCTGCAGGTGCCTCAGTGAAGTGCTAAGCACCTGCGCCTTGGACAAGCACCGGCAGAGCCAGGAAAAAGGCATCACCATCGATCTGGGCTTCTCGTCCTTTTAcctgaggaggaggaaaaggaacaggGACGCGGAAGGAGCAGAGGGGGGCCACAATGGGCAAATCACAAGTCGGGAAATTCCCAATGGTAAAGTTTTCCATAATGAACTTTTCGAGGAAGAACATTCTGATGGTAGAGTTTGCAATGGTAGTGCTTGTGGTGGAGAGGTGCCCAGCGGGGAGGGGAGTGCTGATCCACTGAACTGCTCCTCCGCCGAAGAAGAAACGTTGCAGATCTGTCTCGTGGACTGTCCAGGCCACCATTCCCTCCTCAACTGTATAATTATGGGAGCGGAAATAACAGACAtgatcctcctcctcatagATATCACGAAAGGGATTCAGAAGCAGACAGTGGAATGTCTCGTTCTGTGCGAAGTGCTCCAAAGAGACGTCGTAGTTGTTCTAAATAAAATAGATCTTGTCCCAGCGGAACAGAGAGAAAGGAGGATCAAActaatgaaggaaaaaatagagttggtgtttaggagtaaggccGGTTTGAGGAATCTCAAATGGTACGTGGTGGGATTGTCTGCTCAGTTGAAAAAGGGAGAACCAACTGCAGGAGCATACCCACCCAACTCCCTCCCCCCAACCGACTCAAAGTTGCAATCACAATCGCAATGGCAGTGTCGTCCCGTTAGCAACGCCGATGACGGGATAGGCGCCTCCCCCCCGAGAAGCGAAAACGTGGCTCAGCTGATTAACCTCCTGAGGGAAATCATCAGAGTGCCTACGcggagagggaaaaattcaCACAATGGTGGTGGCGATGACaacaacgatgatgatggAAACGATAGAGGAGGTGACGAATTCTACTTCCTCTACGACCATACGTTCGAcattaaaggaaaagggagggCCTACACGGGCACAGTTATCCGTGGGACAATCAAAAGGAACGCCACAGTCTCCATACTACcaatgaaagaaaagggaaaggttAAGGAGATTCAGAGCTTTAAACAGATAGTCAATGAAGGAACTCAGGGAAATAGATTATCCCTCCTAATATGTAACGATCACATACGAAatagtgggaaaaaaatagaaagaggTGTGATCGTTTCGGAAATATCAAATATCGCgcacttctccatttttatttgtcgTGTAAAGTTGGTTCAATATTACGGGAGGAGTATAAGTAGCTCCGAATTACTCTCTTGTGTCATTGGCTTTTCCACCTCTCCTTGTTATGGGTACTTTTTTCGTCCTATCAACAAGGACACTGGGGGCATGCCGTCCCAACGGGGAAGATATCTTAAGCAAACCTCACCCACCAAGgcgtgtgaaaaaaaaactttcgaTCCGCAAGGGGATTATCTCTTTATCAACCAAATAATATTCGAACaggaagaacagaaaaaaaaagaatcagaGGAGAACCCCAAATCAGACgatgaatttttcttcctggtCATTCTCAAGAAAAAGATATACTGctacaaaaaggagaaatgtattttcataaaaaatgaagaaaatttaaattgcAGGATTTGTCTCCATGGAATTATTGAGGACATCGTTGATGATGGCTACCCTCATCAAAAGACGCCTTTCATCGCAGGAAAGAAACCAACTCTTAGCGACTTTTCTCGTTTTAAGAACTTCAAAATGTTAATTGAAAAGCAGAAGAGGGGAGAGATTGAACGCGTGCAGGACGATCACACTGTGGTCTGTAGAAATATGTTTCGATGCTCTACTCAAGTCGCACCCTACTTGGGAAAAGAGATTTGTCTGGTGGATGCAGATTACAAGAGTGATCTACGTGATGTTGAAGTCAGACATATCGGCGTTATAACCGCTCCGTTTGCAAAAAGTGGAAAGTTCATCGCTCACTTTCAGGAAGATCTTTCCCTTATAAGGGAAAATTACAAATCCTTCCTCCTGATTATCAAGTATTACAAGGACGCCCTCACAAAGAGGAAAGTGTTTCTCTGA